Proteins found in one Siniperca chuatsi isolate FFG_IHB_CAS linkage group LG22, ASM2008510v1, whole genome shotgun sequence genomic segment:
- the stim2b gene encoding stromal interaction molecule 2 isoform X2: MSYIHKVLNVLLRGLVIYAVLGLECTYSSDLPSHSSDATNVATTDPCLIVMPPCMGEADRFSLEALRHIHKQLDDDNDGGIEVNESVEFIIEDMKQQQTNKHSNLHREDQHITVEELWKGWKTSEVHNWTTEDTVQWLKESVELPQYEKNFRDFRVTGNTLPRIAANEPSFMSMQLKILDQRHKQKLNLKALDAVLFGPPLRPQHNWMKDFVLMVSIVIGVGGCWFAYVQNKSSKVHISQMMKDLESLQHAEQSLLDLQSRLEKAQEENRTVAVEKQNLEQKMRDEITGAKTEAHRLRELREGAECELSRLKYAEEELVQVRKALKRAEKEMQSERSVPEALQKWLQLTHEVEVQYYNIKKQNAEFQLCVAKDEAEKIKKKRGSVFGTLHVAHSSSLDEVDHKILEAKKALSEVTACLRERLHRWQQIEKLCNFPVVNNSGLPSLTASLYSDHSWVVMPRVSVPPYPIAGGVDDLDEDTPPIIPQFTTTTLIRPSLTRSSSLCRSRRSLMSSPQSSLMSPDPDLLSMASSSLSYRPEADDEHIMFSSDRRGEPAQEGSSDTDSLSSSMGRKQLHNPCTPGSDTPYRKISREELLLFGQSPELSASTPTTSTTHTSSSSSSSLRDSTPPPLPPIPATTPSGPPSTSASPALEHHPFTHRGSPDLTRIIPESQSVTFSQGNITSPAGKGMYNGILEKSYSFGQLPASMLPNVGRYPSLTSLDSEGRSVGKEYKLQSTSSQDSSDNGEKIKRSSSKIKSLFKKKK; encoded by the exons ACCCCTGTCTTATAGTGATGCCGCCATGCATGGGCGAGGCCGACCGCTTCAGTCTGGAGGCGCTGCGGCACATCCACAAACAGCTCGACGACGACAATGACGGGGGAATAGAAGTCAACGAGAGTGTGGAG TTTATAATAGAAGAcatgaagcagcagcaaaccAACAAACACAGCAACCTGCACCGTGAAGACCAGCACATCACCGTGGAGGAGCTGTGGAAGGGCTGGAAGACCTCTGAAG TCCACAACTGGACCACGGAGGACACGGTGCAGTGGCTGAAGGAGTCGGTGGAGCTGCCGCAGTATGAGAAGAACTTCCGGGATTTCCGGGTCACGGGGAACACCTTACCTCG AATAGCGGCAAATGAACCGTCGTTTATGTCGATGCAGCTAAAGATATTAGACCAGCGGcataaacaaaaactaaacctAAAAGCACTAGATGCAGTGCTTTTTGGCCCTCCTCTCC GTCCACAGCATAACTGGATGAAAGACTTTGTCCTGATGGTTTCCATAGTGATTGGTGTCGGGGGCTGCTGGTTTGCCTATGTGCAGAACAAGTCCAGCAAGGTGCACATCTCTCAGATGATGAAGGATCTGGAGAGCCTGCAACACGCTGAGCAAAGCCTCTTAGACCTGCAGAGCCG GCTGGAAAAGGCTCAGGAGGAGAACCGGACGGTGGCCGTGGAGAAGCAGAACCTCGAGCAGAAGATGAGGGATGAGATCACCGGGGCCAAAACGGAGGCTCACAGGCTTCGAGAGCTGCGGGAGGGTGCCGAATGTGAACTCAGCCGCCTTAAATATGCTGAGGAAGAGCTAGTACAG GTGCGAAAGGCTCTGAAGCGAGCAGAGAAGGAGATGCAGTCGGAGCGGTCGGTGCCCGAAGCTCTTCAGAAGTGGCTCCAGCTCACACACGAGGTGGAGGTTCAATACTACAACATCAAGAAACAGAATGCTGAGTTTCAGCTGTGCGTCGCCAAAGACGAG gcagagaaaataaaaaagaaaagaggttCTGTGTTTGGAACTCTTCACGTAGCCCACAGTTCATCGCTGGACGAGGTGGACCACAAGATACTAGAAGCAAA gaaaGCCCTGTCAGAGGTAACGGCGTGCCTGAGGGAGCGGCTGCACCGCTGGCAGCAGATTGAGAAGCTCTGCAACTTCCCTGTTGTCAATAACTCGGGGCTGCCGAGCCTGACGGCCAGCCTCTACTCAGACCACAGCTGGGTGGTCATGCCGCGAGTCTCTGTGCCTCCCTACCCCATCGCAGGGGGGGTGGATGACCTGGACGAGGACACGCCTCCCATCATTCCGCAGTTCACAA CGACCACGTTGATCCGGCCCTCGCTGACCCGCAGCAGCAGCCTGTGTCGTTCCCGCCGGAGCCTGATGAGCTCTCCACAGTCCTCACTGATGTCCCCGGACCCCGACCTGCTGTCCATGGCCAGCTCTTCCCTCTCCTATCGCCCCGAGGCAGACGACGAACATATCATGTTCAGCTCGGATAGGAGGGG GGAACCGGCTCAGGAGGGCAGCTCCGACACAGACTCTCTCAGCTCCTCCATGGGCCGCAAGCAGCTGCACAACCCCTGCACGCCGGGCTCGGACACCCCGTACCGCAAGATCTCCCgcgaggagctgctgctgttcgGCCAGAGTCCAGAACTTTCTGCGTccacccccaccacctccaccacccacaccagcagcagcagcagcagcagtctcaGGGACTCCACGCCTCCCCCTCTGCCTCCAATTCCAGCCACCACCCCCTCCGGCCCGCCATCCACCTCGGCTTCCCCGGCCTTGGAGCACCACCCGTTTACACACAGAGGCTCGCCCGACCTCACCCGCATCATACCCGAGTCCCAAAGCGTAACCTTCTCACAGGGGAACATCACCTCTCCGGCGGGCAAGGGCATGTACAACGGCATCCTGGAGAAGTCCTACAGCTTCGGCCAGCTGCCCGCGAGCATGCTGCCCAACGTGGGCCGTTACCCGTCTCTTACCTCCCTGGACTCGGAGGGCCGGAGCGTGGGAAAGGAATACAAGCTCCAGAGCACCTCCTCCCAGGACTCCAGCGACAATGGAGAGAAAATTAAGCGCTCCTCCTCTAAAATCAAAAGCTtatttaagaagaaaaaataa
- the stim2b gene encoding stromal interaction molecule 2 isoform X3 has product MPPCMGEADRFSLEALRHIHKQLDDDNDGGIEVNESVEFIIEDMKQQQTNKHSNLHREDQHITVEELWKGWKTSEVHNWTTEDTVQWLKESVELPQYEKNFRDFRVTGNTLPRIAANEPSFMSMQLKILDQRHKQKLNLKALDAVLFGPPLRPQHNWMKDFVLMVSIVIGVGGCWFAYVQNKSSKVHISQMMKDLESLQHAEQSLLDLQSRLEKAQEENRTVAVEKQNLEQKMRDEITGAKTEAHRLRELREGAECELSRLKYAEEELVQVRKALKRAEKEMQSERSVPEALQKWLQLTHEVEVQYYNIKKQNAEFQLCVAKDEAEKIKKKRGSVFGTLHVAHSSSLDEVDHKILEAKKALSEVTACLRERLHRWQQIEKLCNFPVVNNSGLPSLTASLYSDHSWVVMPRVSVPPYPIAGGVDDLDEDTPPIIPQFTTTTLIRPSLTRSSSLCRSRRSLMSSPQSSLMSPDPDLLSMASSSLSYRPEADDEHIMFSSDRRGYVAVAGTPRNGFTVWTHREPAQEGSSDTDSLSSSMGRKQLHNPCTPGSDTPYRKISREELLLFGQSPELSASTPTTSTTHTSSSSSSSLRDSTPPPLPPIPATTPSGPPSTSASPALEHHPFTHRGSPDLTRIIPESQSVTFSQGNITSPAGKGMYNGILEKSYSFGQLPASMLPNVGRYPSLTSLDSEGRSVGKEYKLQSTSSQDSSDNGEKIKRSSSKIKSLFKKKK; this is encoded by the exons ATGCCGCCATGCATGGGCGAGGCCGACCGCTTCAGTCTGGAGGCGCTGCGGCACATCCACAAACAGCTCGACGACGACAATGACGGGGGAATAGAAGTCAACGAGAGTGTGGAG TTTATAATAGAAGAcatgaagcagcagcaaaccAACAAACACAGCAACCTGCACCGTGAAGACCAGCACATCACCGTGGAGGAGCTGTGGAAGGGCTGGAAGACCTCTGAAG TCCACAACTGGACCACGGAGGACACGGTGCAGTGGCTGAAGGAGTCGGTGGAGCTGCCGCAGTATGAGAAGAACTTCCGGGATTTCCGGGTCACGGGGAACACCTTACCTCG AATAGCGGCAAATGAACCGTCGTTTATGTCGATGCAGCTAAAGATATTAGACCAGCGGcataaacaaaaactaaacctAAAAGCACTAGATGCAGTGCTTTTTGGCCCTCCTCTCC GTCCACAGCATAACTGGATGAAAGACTTTGTCCTGATGGTTTCCATAGTGATTGGTGTCGGGGGCTGCTGGTTTGCCTATGTGCAGAACAAGTCCAGCAAGGTGCACATCTCTCAGATGATGAAGGATCTGGAGAGCCTGCAACACGCTGAGCAAAGCCTCTTAGACCTGCAGAGCCG GCTGGAAAAGGCTCAGGAGGAGAACCGGACGGTGGCCGTGGAGAAGCAGAACCTCGAGCAGAAGATGAGGGATGAGATCACCGGGGCCAAAACGGAGGCTCACAGGCTTCGAGAGCTGCGGGAGGGTGCCGAATGTGAACTCAGCCGCCTTAAATATGCTGAGGAAGAGCTAGTACAG GTGCGAAAGGCTCTGAAGCGAGCAGAGAAGGAGATGCAGTCGGAGCGGTCGGTGCCCGAAGCTCTTCAGAAGTGGCTCCAGCTCACACACGAGGTGGAGGTTCAATACTACAACATCAAGAAACAGAATGCTGAGTTTCAGCTGTGCGTCGCCAAAGACGAG gcagagaaaataaaaaagaaaagaggttCTGTGTTTGGAACTCTTCACGTAGCCCACAGTTCATCGCTGGACGAGGTGGACCACAAGATACTAGAAGCAAA gaaaGCCCTGTCAGAGGTAACGGCGTGCCTGAGGGAGCGGCTGCACCGCTGGCAGCAGATTGAGAAGCTCTGCAACTTCCCTGTTGTCAATAACTCGGGGCTGCCGAGCCTGACGGCCAGCCTCTACTCAGACCACAGCTGGGTGGTCATGCCGCGAGTCTCTGTGCCTCCCTACCCCATCGCAGGGGGGGTGGATGACCTGGACGAGGACACGCCTCCCATCATTCCGCAGTTCACAA CGACCACGTTGATCCGGCCCTCGCTGACCCGCAGCAGCAGCCTGTGTCGTTCCCGCCGGAGCCTGATGAGCTCTCCACAGTCCTCACTGATGTCCCCGGACCCCGACCTGCTGTCCATGGCCAGCTCTTCCCTCTCCTATCGCCCCGAGGCAGACGACGAACATATCATGTTCAGCTCGGATAGGAGGGGGTATGTAGCGGTGGCCGGAACGCCGCGGAATGGTTTTACTGTTTGGACTCACAG GGAACCGGCTCAGGAGGGCAGCTCCGACACAGACTCTCTCAGCTCCTCCATGGGCCGCAAGCAGCTGCACAACCCCTGCACGCCGGGCTCGGACACCCCGTACCGCAAGATCTCCCgcgaggagctgctgctgttcgGCCAGAGTCCAGAACTTTCTGCGTccacccccaccacctccaccacccacaccagcagcagcagcagcagcagtctcaGGGACTCCACGCCTCCCCCTCTGCCTCCAATTCCAGCCACCACCCCCTCCGGCCCGCCATCCACCTCGGCTTCCCCGGCCTTGGAGCACCACCCGTTTACACACAGAGGCTCGCCCGACCTCACCCGCATCATACCCGAGTCCCAAAGCGTAACCTTCTCACAGGGGAACATCACCTCTCCGGCGGGCAAGGGCATGTACAACGGCATCCTGGAGAAGTCCTACAGCTTCGGCCAGCTGCCCGCGAGCATGCTGCCCAACGTGGGCCGTTACCCGTCTCTTACCTCCCTGGACTCGGAGGGCCGGAGCGTGGGAAAGGAATACAAGCTCCAGAGCACCTCCTCCCAGGACTCCAGCGACAATGGAGAGAAAATTAAGCGCTCCTCCTCTAAAATCAAAAGCTtatttaagaagaaaaaataa
- the stim2b gene encoding stromal interaction molecule 2 isoform X1 translates to MSYIHKVLNVLLRGLVIYAVLGLECTYSSDLPSHSSDATNVATTDPCLIVMPPCMGEADRFSLEALRHIHKQLDDDNDGGIEVNESVEFIIEDMKQQQTNKHSNLHREDQHITVEELWKGWKTSEVHNWTTEDTVQWLKESVELPQYEKNFRDFRVTGNTLPRIAANEPSFMSMQLKILDQRHKQKLNLKALDAVLFGPPLRPQHNWMKDFVLMVSIVIGVGGCWFAYVQNKSSKVHISQMMKDLESLQHAEQSLLDLQSRLEKAQEENRTVAVEKQNLEQKMRDEITGAKTEAHRLRELREGAECELSRLKYAEEELVQVRKALKRAEKEMQSERSVPEALQKWLQLTHEVEVQYYNIKKQNAEFQLCVAKDEAEKIKKKRGSVFGTLHVAHSSSLDEVDHKILEAKKALSEVTACLRERLHRWQQIEKLCNFPVVNNSGLPSLTASLYSDHSWVVMPRVSVPPYPIAGGVDDLDEDTPPIIPQFTTTTLIRPSLTRSSSLCRSRRSLMSSPQSSLMSPDPDLLSMASSSLSYRPEADDEHIMFSSDRRGYVAVAGTPRNGFTVWTHREPAQEGSSDTDSLSSSMGRKQLHNPCTPGSDTPYRKISREELLLFGQSPELSASTPTTSTTHTSSSSSSSLRDSTPPPLPPIPATTPSGPPSTSASPALEHHPFTHRGSPDLTRIIPESQSVTFSQGNITSPAGKGMYNGILEKSYSFGQLPASMLPNVGRYPSLTSLDSEGRSVGKEYKLQSTSSQDSSDNGEKIKRSSSKIKSLFKKKK, encoded by the exons ACCCCTGTCTTATAGTGATGCCGCCATGCATGGGCGAGGCCGACCGCTTCAGTCTGGAGGCGCTGCGGCACATCCACAAACAGCTCGACGACGACAATGACGGGGGAATAGAAGTCAACGAGAGTGTGGAG TTTATAATAGAAGAcatgaagcagcagcaaaccAACAAACACAGCAACCTGCACCGTGAAGACCAGCACATCACCGTGGAGGAGCTGTGGAAGGGCTGGAAGACCTCTGAAG TCCACAACTGGACCACGGAGGACACGGTGCAGTGGCTGAAGGAGTCGGTGGAGCTGCCGCAGTATGAGAAGAACTTCCGGGATTTCCGGGTCACGGGGAACACCTTACCTCG AATAGCGGCAAATGAACCGTCGTTTATGTCGATGCAGCTAAAGATATTAGACCAGCGGcataaacaaaaactaaacctAAAAGCACTAGATGCAGTGCTTTTTGGCCCTCCTCTCC GTCCACAGCATAACTGGATGAAAGACTTTGTCCTGATGGTTTCCATAGTGATTGGTGTCGGGGGCTGCTGGTTTGCCTATGTGCAGAACAAGTCCAGCAAGGTGCACATCTCTCAGATGATGAAGGATCTGGAGAGCCTGCAACACGCTGAGCAAAGCCTCTTAGACCTGCAGAGCCG GCTGGAAAAGGCTCAGGAGGAGAACCGGACGGTGGCCGTGGAGAAGCAGAACCTCGAGCAGAAGATGAGGGATGAGATCACCGGGGCCAAAACGGAGGCTCACAGGCTTCGAGAGCTGCGGGAGGGTGCCGAATGTGAACTCAGCCGCCTTAAATATGCTGAGGAAGAGCTAGTACAG GTGCGAAAGGCTCTGAAGCGAGCAGAGAAGGAGATGCAGTCGGAGCGGTCGGTGCCCGAAGCTCTTCAGAAGTGGCTCCAGCTCACACACGAGGTGGAGGTTCAATACTACAACATCAAGAAACAGAATGCTGAGTTTCAGCTGTGCGTCGCCAAAGACGAG gcagagaaaataaaaaagaaaagaggttCTGTGTTTGGAACTCTTCACGTAGCCCACAGTTCATCGCTGGACGAGGTGGACCACAAGATACTAGAAGCAAA gaaaGCCCTGTCAGAGGTAACGGCGTGCCTGAGGGAGCGGCTGCACCGCTGGCAGCAGATTGAGAAGCTCTGCAACTTCCCTGTTGTCAATAACTCGGGGCTGCCGAGCCTGACGGCCAGCCTCTACTCAGACCACAGCTGGGTGGTCATGCCGCGAGTCTCTGTGCCTCCCTACCCCATCGCAGGGGGGGTGGATGACCTGGACGAGGACACGCCTCCCATCATTCCGCAGTTCACAA CGACCACGTTGATCCGGCCCTCGCTGACCCGCAGCAGCAGCCTGTGTCGTTCCCGCCGGAGCCTGATGAGCTCTCCACAGTCCTCACTGATGTCCCCGGACCCCGACCTGCTGTCCATGGCCAGCTCTTCCCTCTCCTATCGCCCCGAGGCAGACGACGAACATATCATGTTCAGCTCGGATAGGAGGGGGTATGTAGCGGTGGCCGGAACGCCGCGGAATGGTTTTACTGTTTGGACTCACAG GGAACCGGCTCAGGAGGGCAGCTCCGACACAGACTCTCTCAGCTCCTCCATGGGCCGCAAGCAGCTGCACAACCCCTGCACGCCGGGCTCGGACACCCCGTACCGCAAGATCTCCCgcgaggagctgctgctgttcgGCCAGAGTCCAGAACTTTCTGCGTccacccccaccacctccaccacccacaccagcagcagcagcagcagcagtctcaGGGACTCCACGCCTCCCCCTCTGCCTCCAATTCCAGCCACCACCCCCTCCGGCCCGCCATCCACCTCGGCTTCCCCGGCCTTGGAGCACCACCCGTTTACACACAGAGGCTCGCCCGACCTCACCCGCATCATACCCGAGTCCCAAAGCGTAACCTTCTCACAGGGGAACATCACCTCTCCGGCGGGCAAGGGCATGTACAACGGCATCCTGGAGAAGTCCTACAGCTTCGGCCAGCTGCCCGCGAGCATGCTGCCCAACGTGGGCCGTTACCCGTCTCTTACCTCCCTGGACTCGGAGGGCCGGAGCGTGGGAAAGGAATACAAGCTCCAGAGCACCTCCTCCCAGGACTCCAGCGACAATGGAGAGAAAATTAAGCGCTCCTCCTCTAAAATCAAAAGCTtatttaagaagaaaaaataa